The Halorubrum sp. BV1 genome contains the following window.
CTATCCACTGCCTCACAGAGTTTTTCACCGCTCTCGTAGCCGAGCAGGTCTGCAAACGCGGGGTTCGCCATGACATACTCGTCAAGTGTGTCGGTGGTCGTGTAGATACCCTCTGCCGCCGTCTCGAAGAGCTGTTGGTACTGCTCTTCAAGCTCTGAGGCGAGTTGCAGCGTGCCTTGCGTCGTTTTCTCCAGTTCCGTGTGCAAGACCTCGTTTTCCTCGCGTAATCGTTCGTTTTCTGTCTGGAGTTCCCGCACTCGGTGGTTGATCGACTCCAGTGTGGGTTCTACCTCTGGGTCGGCACATGCTTTCGCGTTCTCCAAGAGTTGCTCGATCTGGTCAGTCATTGGTATCGGTGACGACGAGTGCAGTAGCGTCATCCTCCGATTTGCCGTACTGTTTGAGCAACCGGTTCGCTATCGCGCCAGCTGGGTCGTCCCCTCCATCTCGTATGTCGTCCCAGTCCCATCTCGTCGAAATACCATCAGAATACAACACCATCGTGAATCCTGGATCCCACTCTCGGGTGACGACAGATGCTCCTGGATTATTGCCCCCCACGACGCCCCGTCGGACGATCAGCCCCGTCCATTCCGGGCCAGACAACTTCACATTGATATTTCCTATGTTGGCAAAGGTGAGCGTATGCTCCCTCCAGTCGAACTTCGCGAGTGCCATCACGACGCCGCGTGTCCCCTTGCACGCGCGGTCAGCTCCGCGAAAGATTGACGCAAGCGGCCGCTCGACGTGTGACTCGACGTAGCTACGAGCTGTGGTCGCTGCTTTGTGCGCCCGGGATCCATGCCCGAGGCCGTCGATAACGCCCACCAGCGTCTTGTCATTCCACGTCTTGGCGATGAAGGCGTCACCGTTGACCTGCTCGGTGGAGATGGCCCGTGATGCAGCCCCAATTGAGGCGGGATTCGGCTTCGTTGTCTCATATTCCGGGATTAGCCACCGATCTGCGACCAGTCGCGTTCCAGCCTCGGGGCCTTCCGGGGTCGTGACCTCGAGTTCGTCCATCGTTTGATTCACGATGGAGAGGCCGAGCCCGAGCGAGCCAGCGGTCGAAGATCCCGTCGTGAATGCCGCTTCAATATCTTGGATCCCGGGGCCGGAATCTTCTGATTCAAGCCGAATTCCCGTCTGTGAATCTGCCGCAATTGTTTTGATCGAAAGTGTTCCGCCCCCGGCGTGTTTATCTAGGTTCGTCGCCAGTTCCGTCGCAACGAGTCCGAGTTCAGAGCTGATATCGTCCTCAAACCCTATCTCGGCTGCCGTCTGTTCTACCGTATGTTGTGCCCTGGTGGCATCAGCTGACTCGGAAATATCGATGTCGGTTTCAGTAGTAACAACGAGGTCGTCCGGTCTGCTCATCGTGATCGGCTCCGTCCTGTCATGAGTGCCACTTTGTGATCGTGATTGTCGTGCCCTCTCCTTGTTCCGTGTCGATCTCCATGTCGTCCATGAGCGTCTGTGTTCCGGACAGCCCACGGCCCAACCCATCCGACGTCGAAAATTCCCCCTCAAGCGCTGCGTCGGGATCGTCGATGCCTGGCCCCTGATCCTCGAAGATGACCGTGAGACCGGTTCGATCGTCGTCGGTGATATGCTTCCATTCCATCGTTCCCTCACCGGCGTAAAGGTGGATGTTCCGGGCGAGTTCCGAGACAGCCGTGACGATCCGCGTGATATCCGTGGTGTCAAACCCGACTTGCTCAGCGGCGTCTCGGGCTTGTTGACGGGTCTGGAGCACGTCAGTTTCGGACTGGATCTCTACTCGACCGGAGCCCTCGCTCATGAGGGATCCCAACTTACTCCCAACATTTCGAGTGCATGATCGGTCGACCGGGCAGTCTCAACTGCATCCAACCGGTATCCGAGTTCTGCAGCGGTCACAGCGACTTCCGGGCGGATCCCGGCAATCACTGTCGTCCCGCCCATGAGTTCGATCATCTGAGCCGTCTCCGAGATATGCCGGGCGAAAAACGAATCCATCAGTTGCACGTTGGACACGTCGAGGATGACGCCCTCAGGCTGGCTGGTTTCCATTTCTGCCAAGATCGCCTCTTGTAACTCGTCGACCACCGGGTCAGTCGGGTTGTTGGGAAACGTCCCCAACAGGATATCGTAGATTCGAACGACATTCGCGCTACCAGCCGACATCAGTCGAACGATACCCCCGCAATATCGAGCGCGGTTTTGAGGCCTTCCTGAAGCGACGATTGTGTTTCCACGTCGAATCCAATTCCGAGCTGCACGAGTGTCTGGGAGATCTCTGGATTGAGTCCCGTGATGATTGTCTGACCGCCCATCAGTTTGACGGCGTGGATCGTATCGATAAGATGTTGGGCGGTCTGGGTGTCAACCGCCTCCGCACCGGTAATATCGATGATCGCGACAGTGGCTTCCGTTTCTGAAATCCGTTCCAGGAGCTTCTCAGTGAAATCTTGGGCCTGTGCCGAGTCGAGTTTCCCGATGATCGTCGAGAGCAAAATCCCGTCCCAGACCTCGACGATTGGCACTGATCGCTTGGCGAGTTCATCGGCCAACGACTCTTGAATCTCTCGTTGCCGATTGCGCTCGGTGATGTTCCGACCGATACTGGCGATCGCTTTGAGACTTTCATCCTCGTCTTCAACGGGAGTCCACTGGAACTCGTACGGGAGCCGCTCTCCCGTCTTCGTTTCGAGAACAGTCCCAAGCGTGACGGCCGTCCGATCATTGGTGATAGTCTTTATAGCCGTGCGCACGTCCCCGCGCTCTCCCTCGGGGACGAGATCGGCGGGGTTGAGGTCCCCAATCTCGTTGTTGTCGTATCCTGTGACGCTTGTGAATCGAGCGTTCCACTCCACGTACTCGCCGCCGGGAGTGAATACGTAGAACAGGTCATCAAGCGAATTGACAGCGTCTGCGAGTAACCCAGGATCCGAAGAATTGATCATGGATACCAATTTATCCCCCTGGTTGATATAACCTCACGCTACTTATTTGGTATTAATTTAATCCATCACTA
Protein-coding sequences here:
- a CDS encoding ATP-binding protein; translation: MSRPDDLVVTTETDIDISESADATRAQHTVEQTAAEIGFEDDISSELGLVATELATNLDKHAGGGTLSIKTIAADSQTGIRLESEDSGPGIQDIEAAFTTGSSTAGSLGLGLSIVNQTMDELEVTTPEGPEAGTRLVADRWLIPEYETTKPNPASIGAASRAISTEQVNGDAFIAKTWNDKTLVGVIDGLGHGSRAHKAATTARSYVESHVERPLASIFRGADRACKGTRGVVMALAKFDWREHTLTFANIGNINVKLSGPEWTGLIVRRGVVGGNNPGASVVTREWDPGFTMVLYSDGISTRWDWDDIRDGGDDPAGAIANRLLKQYGKSEDDATALVVTDTND
- a CDS encoding STAS domain-containing protein, which codes for MSAGSANVVRIYDILLGTFPNNPTDPVVDELQEAILAEMETSQPEGVILDVSNVQLMDSFFARHISETAQMIELMGGTTVIAGIRPEVAVTAAELGYRLDAVETARSTDHALEMLGVSWDPS
- a CDS encoding anti-sigma regulatory factor, with the protein product MSEGSGRVEIQSETDVLQTRQQARDAAEQVGFDTTDITRIVTAVSELARNIHLYAGEGTMEWKHITDDDRTGLTVIFEDQGPGIDDPDAALEGEFSTSDGLGRGLSGTQTLMDDMEIDTEQGEGTTITITKWHS
- a CDS encoding STAS domain-containing protein, translating into MINSSDPGLLADAVNSLDDLFYVFTPGGEYVEWNARFTSVTGYDNNEIGDLNPADLVPEGERGDVRTAIKTITNDRTAVTLGTVLETKTGERLPYEFQWTPVEDEDESLKAIASIGRNITERNRQREIQESLADELAKRSVPIVEVWDGILLSTIIGKLDSAQAQDFTEKLLERISETEATVAIIDITGAEAVDTQTAQHLIDTIHAVKLMGGQTIITGLNPEISQTLVQLGIGFDVETQSSLQEGLKTALDIAGVSFD